Proteins encoded together in one Bos mutus isolate GX-2022 unplaced genomic scaffold, NWIPB_WYAK_1.1 CTG1219, whole genome shotgun sequence window:
- the LOC102283574 gene encoding antigen WC1.1-like: EITPRCCPSAMTLVSEQAGSAASEESTPYCSHSRQLRQVDGGGPYAGRVEILDQGSWGTICDDGWDLDDARVVCRQLGCGEALSATGSAHFGVGSGPIWLYDLNCTGKESHVWRCPSRGWGRHDCRHKEDAGVICSEFLALRMVSEDQECAGWLEVFYNGTWGSVCHSPMEDITVSVICRQLACGNSGSLNASVGLREGSRPPWVDLIQCRKIDTSLWQCPSDPWKYSSCSPKEEAYISCA, encoded by the exons GAAATCACACCCAGGTGCTGCCCCAGTGCAATGACTCTTGTGTCTGAACAAGCAGGGTCTGCAGCCTCAGAGGAGAGCACCCCCTACTGCTCAC ACAGTAGACAGCTCCGCCAGGTGGATGGGGGCGGTCCCTACGCCGGGAGAGTGGAGATCCTTGACCAGGGCTCCTGGGGCACCATCTGTGATGACGGCTGGGACCTGGACGATGCCCGCGTGGTGTGCAGGCAGCTGGGCTGTGGGGAAGCCCTCAGTGCCACGGGGTCTGCTCACTTCGGGGTAGGATCAGGGCCCATCTGGCTGTATGACCTGAACTGCACAGGAAAGGAGTCCCACGTGTGGAGGTGCCCTTCCCGGGGCTGGGGGCGGCACGACTGCAGACACAAGGAGGACGCCGGGGTCATCTGCTCAG AGTTCCTGGCCCTCAGGATGGTGAGCGAGGACCAAGAGTGTGCTGGGTGGCTGGAAGTTTTCTACAATGGGACGTGGGGCAGTGTCTGCCACAGCCCCATGGAAGACATCACTGTGTCTGTGATCTGCAGACAGCTTGCCTGTGGGAACAGTGGAAGTCTCAATGCTTCTGTTGGTCTCAGGGAAGGTTCTAGACCCCCGTGGGTAGATTTAATCCAGTGTCGGAAAATTGATACCTCTCTCTGGCAGTGTCCTTCTGACCCTTGGAAGTACAGTTCCTGCTCTCCAAAGGAGGAAGCCTACATCTCATGTGCAG